Proteins from one Comamonas flocculans genomic window:
- the pssA gene encoding CDP-diacylglycerol--serine O-phosphatidyltransferase, translating into MPSNYENSQDADALARRRRKGIYILPNLFTLAALFSGFYAIVMAINGRFDQSALGVFSAMIFDSLDGRVARMTNTQSAFGEQMDSLADMVSFGAAPALIVYVWALKGLGRWGWIAAFVYCACAALRLARFNVNTAVVDKRYFQGLPSPAAAALVMGFIWLMTDNGVQRGIGGHLNWPQATWIAFAITLYAGLTMVTNVPFYSFKDVQARQSVPFVVLVLIALGIAIINIDPPSVLFLAFACYSLSGYAIYAWRKSKGQQVSVISISTDEPDERGLHD; encoded by the coding sequence ATGCCTTCAAACTACGAGAACAGCCAGGATGCCGATGCGCTCGCGCGCAGACGCCGCAAGGGCATCTACATCCTGCCCAATCTGTTCACCCTGGCGGCCCTGTTCAGCGGCTTCTACGCCATCGTCATGGCGATCAACGGACGCTTCGACCAGTCGGCCCTGGGCGTGTTCTCGGCGATGATTTTCGACAGCCTGGACGGGCGCGTGGCGCGCATGACCAACACCCAGAGCGCCTTCGGCGAGCAGATGGATTCGCTCGCCGACATGGTCTCGTTCGGTGCCGCGCCGGCGCTCATCGTCTATGTCTGGGCGCTCAAGGGGCTGGGGCGCTGGGGCTGGATTGCCGCCTTCGTCTATTGCGCCTGCGCCGCGCTGCGCCTGGCGCGCTTCAACGTCAATACCGCGGTGGTGGACAAGCGCTACTTCCAGGGCCTGCCTTCACCGGCGGCCGCGGCGCTGGTGATGGGCTTCATCTGGCTGATGACCGACAACGGCGTGCAGCGCGGCATAGGCGGGCATCTGAATTGGCCGCAGGCGACCTGGATCGCGTTTGCCATCACGCTGTATGCGGGCCTGACCATGGTGACCAACGTGCCCTTCTACAGCTTCAAGGACGTCCAGGCCCGCCAGAGCGTGCCCTTCGTGGTGCTGGTGCTGATCGCGCTGGGCATTGCCATCATCAACATCGACCCGCCCAGCGTGCTCTTCCTGGCATTTGCCTGCTACAGCCTCTCGGGCTACGCGATCTATGCCTGGCGCAAGTCCAAGGGCCAGCAGGTGAGCGTGATCAGCATCTCCACCGACGAGCCCGACGAGCGCGGGCTTCACGACTGA
- the ilvN gene encoding acetolactate synthase small subunit, which produces MKHIIAVLLENEPGALSRVVALFSARGYNIESLTVAPTEDASLSRMTIQTHGSEEVIEQITKHLNRLIEVVKVVDLTEGAYAERELMMVKVRAVGKEREELKRMADIFRGRIIDVTEKSYTIEITGDQQKTEAFLQAIDRSAILETVRTGLSGIGRGERVLRV; this is translated from the coding sequence ATGAAACACATCATTGCCGTGCTGCTCGAGAACGAGCCCGGAGCCCTGTCGCGCGTGGTTGCCCTGTTTTCGGCGCGTGGCTACAACATCGAGTCGCTCACCGTGGCGCCCACCGAGGACGCGTCGCTGTCGCGCATGACGATACAGACGCACGGCTCGGAAGAGGTGATAGAGCAGATCACCAAGCACCTGAATCGCCTGATCGAGGTCGTCAAGGTGGTGGACCTGACCGAGGGCGCCTATGCCGAGCGTGAGCTGATGATGGTCAAGGTGCGTGCCGTGGGCAAGGAGCGCGAAGAGCTCAAGCGCATGGCCGACATCTTCCGCGGACGCATTATCGACGTCACGGAAAAGAGCTACACCATAGAGATCACCGGCGACCAGCAGAAGACCGAAGCCTTCCTGCAGGCGATAGACCGCTCGGCCATACTCGAGACCGTGCGCACCGGCCTGAGCGGCATAGGCCGCGGCGAGCGCGTGTTGCGCGTCTGA
- a CDS encoding P-II family nitrogen regulator gives MQMITALIKPFKLDEVREALASCGVTGLTVTEVKGFGRQKGHTELYRGAEYVVDFLPKVKVEVVVPDSEVERCVDAIVTAARTGKIGDGKIFVTAVQRVIRIRTGELDDAAV, from the coding sequence ATGCAAATGATCACCGCCCTCATCAAGCCCTTCAAACTCGACGAGGTCCGCGAGGCATTGGCAAGCTGCGGCGTGACCGGGCTCACGGTCACCGAGGTCAAGGGCTTCGGCCGCCAGAAGGGCCATACCGAGCTCTACCGCGGCGCCGAGTACGTGGTGGACTTCCTGCCCAAGGTCAAGGTGGAGGTGGTCGTGCCCGACTCCGAGGTTGAACGCTGCGTGGACGCCATCGTGACCGCCGCGCGCACCGGCAAGATCGGCGATGGCAAGATCTTCGTCACCGCCGTGCAGCGGGTGATCCGCATCCGCACCGGAGAGCTCGACGACGCAGCCGTCTGA
- a CDS encoding P1 family peptidase produces the protein MDAGAITDVAGLEVGHFSDPRRPTGCSVVIAREGAVAGVDVRGAAPGTRETDLLDPTHLVPHVHAIMLAGGSAWGLDAASGAMRWLEEHGIGMDVGAGLVPLVPAAVLFDLHVGDPAVRPDAQAGYAACVAASRQRPAEGNVGAGSGATVGKLFGPELAMKSGIGTASVRLGEVTVGALVACNAVGDVVDPANGQTVAGARTADGRALRHCTAAMLRGEALHPLLAGTNTTIGVVATDAPLTKAEAKRLATTAHDGLARTINPVHTMMDGDTLFALTTGKAARSPGMVVLAVMAAEAVARATLRAARTARGISTSNGLVLPAWDGLDQS, from the coding sequence ATGGATGCAGGAGCCATCACCGACGTCGCGGGCCTCGAAGTCGGCCATTTCAGCGACCCGCGCCGCCCCACCGGCTGCAGCGTGGTCATCGCCCGCGAAGGCGCGGTGGCCGGTGTGGACGTGCGCGGCGCGGCGCCGGGTACGCGCGAAACCGATCTGCTCGATCCCACCCACCTGGTGCCGCATGTGCACGCCATCATGCTCGCCGGCGGCAGCGCCTGGGGGCTGGACGCCGCCAGCGGCGCGATGCGCTGGCTGGAGGAGCATGGCATAGGCATGGACGTGGGTGCCGGTCTGGTGCCGCTGGTGCCGGCCGCGGTGCTGTTCGACCTGCACGTGGGCGATCCTGCCGTCCGCCCCGACGCCCAGGCCGGCTACGCCGCCTGCGTGGCCGCGTCGCGCCAGCGCCCGGCCGAGGGCAACGTGGGCGCGGGCAGCGGCGCCACCGTGGGCAAGCTCTTCGGCCCGGAACTGGCGATGAAAAGCGGCATAGGCACGGCTTCGGTGCGCCTGGGCGAGGTGACCGTGGGCGCACTGGTCGCTTGCAACGCGGTGGGCGACGTGGTGGACCCCGCCAATGGCCAGACCGTGGCCGGCGCACGCACCGCCGACGGCCGCGCGCTGCGCCACTGCACCGCCGCCATGCTGCGCGGCGAGGCCCTGCACCCGCTGCTGGCAGGCACCAACACCACCATAGGCGTGGTGGCGACCGATGCCCCCCTGACCAAGGCCGAGGCCAAGCGCCTGGCCACCACCGCGCACGACGGCCTGGCGCGCACCATCAACCCGGTGCACACCATGATGGATGGCGATACGCTCTTTGCGCTGACCACCGGCAAGGCCGCCCGCTCACCCGGCATGGTGGTGCTGGCCGTGATGGCCGCCGAGGCCGTGGCCCGCGCCACGCTGCGCGCCGCCCGCACGGCGCGCGGCATCAGCACCAGCAACGGGCTGGTCCTGCCCGCCTGGGACGGGCTCGATCAGTCGTGA
- a CDS encoding RNA polymerase sigma factor, with protein sequence MATEQELSDFLKNTERRAFKRALYHVRDEEAALDIVQDSMLKLSVHYGDKPPAELPMLFQRILSNCMLDWFRRQKTRRALFTNLSDFEGPSDDGQDFDLLETWLAPQDGSGAGGQSGEDALKRSQTVQAIEAAIEQLPARQREAFLMRYWEEMDVAETAAAMGCSEGSVKTHCFRAVQALGKLLKAQGITP encoded by the coding sequence TTGGCCACAGAACAAGAGCTCTCCGATTTCCTCAAGAACACAGAAAGGCGCGCCTTCAAGCGTGCGCTCTATCATGTGCGTGACGAGGAGGCGGCGCTGGACATCGTGCAGGACAGCATGCTCAAGCTGTCGGTGCACTATGGCGACAAGCCGCCGGCCGAGCTGCCCATGCTGTTTCAGCGCATCCTCTCCAACTGCATGCTGGACTGGTTCCGCCGGCAGAAGACGCGCAGGGCGCTGTTCACCAACCTCAGCGATTTCGAAGGCCCCTCCGACGACGGCCAGGACTTCGACCTGCTCGAGACCTGGCTGGCGCCGCAGGACGGCAGCGGCGCCGGCGGCCAGAGCGGGGAAGACGCGCTCAAGCGCAGCCAGACGGTGCAGGCCATCGAAGCGGCGATCGAACAGCTCCCGGCCCGTCAACGTGAGGCTTTTCTGATGCGTTACTGGGAAGAAATGGATGTTGCAGAAACCGCAGCCGCCATGGGATGCTCTGAAGGCAGTGTAAAAACGCACTGTTTTCGTGCCGTACAGGCCCTGGGCAAGTTGCTCAAGGCCCAAGGAATCACGCCATGA
- a CDS encoding RDD family protein produces the protein MNAATPPSSPAAAPQAEVKLQAPALWRRMACWLYEAILLFGLVFIADYLFDTLSQSRHGLANRALRMGYLFVVFGIYFGWFWSRGQTLAQKTWHIRVVDARGRALGQPRALLRYLLAWLWFLPPLAAHQLGLPLFSTLALLLLWIVLWALASRLHPQQQFWHDQLAGTRLIHDARPAPARRRP, from the coding sequence ATGAACGCCGCAACCCCGCCTTCCTCCCCCGCCGCCGCACCGCAGGCCGAGGTGAAGCTGCAAGCCCCCGCCCTGTGGCGGCGCATGGCCTGCTGGCTGTATGAAGCCATCCTGCTCTTCGGCCTGGTTTTCATCGCCGACTACCTGTTTGACACGCTGAGCCAGTCACGCCACGGCCTGGCCAACCGGGCGCTGCGCATGGGCTATCTGTTCGTCGTCTTCGGCATCTATTTCGGCTGGTTCTGGTCGCGCGGCCAGACGCTGGCGCAGAAAACCTGGCACATCCGCGTGGTCGATGCCCGGGGGCGCGCGCTCGGCCAGCCGCGCGCGCTGCTGCGCTATCTGCTGGCCTGGCTGTGGTTCCTGCCGCCGCTGGCCGCCCACCAGCTCGGGCTGCCGCTGTTCAGCACGCTGGCCTTGCTACTGCTGTGGATCGTGCTATGGGCACTGGCAAGCCGCCTGCACCCGCAGCAGCAGTTCTGGCACGACCAACTCGCCGGCACGCGCCTGATCCACGATGCGCGCCCCGCGCCGGCGCGCCGCAGACCATGA
- a CDS encoding TIGR00730 family Rossman fold protein, with protein MAEAAFSLCVYLGSRPGNRPLFVEAAQQVGRWIGEHQGQLVYGGGNSGLMGVLAQTARAAGGRVVGVIPQALVNKELANHACDELHVVATMHERKAMMAERSDAFLAIPGGIGTLEELFEIWTWRQLGYHDKPVGVLDAGGYYAKMLAFLRQAVDDGLMSDWQMQLVRTGSDPATLLQELVQEAGLPGATKHLRSII; from the coding sequence ATGGCTGAAGCTGCGTTTTCCCTTTGCGTCTACCTGGGCTCGCGTCCGGGCAACAGGCCGCTGTTTGTCGAAGCGGCGCAGCAGGTGGGCCGCTGGATAGGCGAGCACCAGGGCCAGCTCGTCTACGGCGGCGGCAACAGCGGCCTGATGGGCGTGCTGGCGCAGACCGCGCGCGCGGCGGGCGGGCGGGTGGTGGGCGTCATCCCGCAGGCGCTGGTCAACAAGGAGCTGGCCAACCACGCCTGCGACGAGCTGCACGTCGTCGCGACCATGCACGAGCGCAAGGCCATGATGGCCGAACGCAGCGACGCCTTCCTGGCCATACCTGGCGGCATAGGCACGCTGGAAGAGCTGTTCGAGATCTGGACCTGGCGCCAGCTGGGCTACCACGACAAGCCCGTGGGGGTACTCGACGCCGGCGGATACTACGCGAAGATGCTCGCCTTCCTGCGGCAGGCGGTGGACGACGGCCTGATGAGCGACTGGCAGATGCAGCTGGTGCGCACCGGCAGCGACCCGGCAACACTGCTGCAGGAGCTGGTGCAGGAAGCCGGCCTGCCCGGCGCGACCAAGCACCTGCGCAGCATCATCTGA
- a CDS encoding DUF3106 domain-containing protein, which produces MPAPPAAQPSRTLSLIALVLTLALCGVLAFAGWLAVRQVRALPGLVMPASKPAPAVILAARRPAPVVEESGPPWVSLGTAQQQALEPLQPHWSTLTEAQKRKWMSIADGFATLAPSSQKRLQARMTAWAALTPQERNRARLNFAATRRLAPPARQEQWDAYQALAPEARQALIERAAPAPQGAAIAVRPAPANKFVRVPAAQGNTPAGANPPKILPPVVDMVPVPVVRPPEAAPMPAPVETAPVSIPSATGTELPPLSAPPAPAPPSVPAPADHMLRPLSGELPAPTLNPAAGEASPMPTEPAPEPAPTTSTPTPDADSAAAPPRTEP; this is translated from the coding sequence ATGCCAGCACCGCCCGCCGCCCAGCCCTCCCGCACGCTTTCGCTCATCGCCCTCGTCCTGACTCTGGCGCTGTGCGGCGTGCTCGCGTTTGCCGGCTGGCTGGCGGTACGCCAGGTCAGGGCGCTGCCGGGCCTGGTCATGCCGGCGAGCAAACCGGCGCCTGCGGTCATCCTTGCGGCGCGCCGGCCCGCTCCGGTCGTCGAAGAATCCGGCCCGCCCTGGGTCAGCCTGGGCACGGCGCAGCAGCAGGCCCTGGAGCCGCTGCAGCCGCACTGGAGCACGCTGACCGAGGCGCAGAAGCGCAAATGGATGTCGATTGCCGACGGCTTTGCCACCCTGGCGCCGTCCAGCCAGAAAAGGCTGCAGGCGCGCATGACCGCCTGGGCTGCGCTGACCCCGCAGGAGCGCAACCGCGCACGCCTGAACTTTGCGGCCACGCGCAGGCTCGCTCCACCGGCCCGGCAGGAGCAGTGGGATGCCTACCAGGCCCTGGCGCCCGAAGCGCGCCAGGCGCTGATCGAGCGCGCGGCGCCAGCGCCGCAGGGGGCGGCGATCGCGGTGCGCCCCGCGCCGGCGAACAAGTTCGTGCGCGTGCCCGCGGCGCAGGGCAACACCCCTGCGGGCGCCAACCCGCCCAAGATCCTGCCGCCGGTGGTGGACATGGTGCCGGTACCGGTGGTGCGCCCACCTGAAGCCGCACCGATGCCGGCGCCGGTGGAGACCGCGCCCGTGAGCATCCCCTCCGCCACGGGCACCGAGCTGCCGCCCCTGAGCGCCCCGCCCGCCCCGGCGCCCCCTTCCGTCCCGGCGCCGGCCGACCACATGCTCAGGCCGCTGTCGGGCGAGCTACCGGCGCCGACCTTGAACCCGGCGGCCGGCGAGGCCTCGCCCATGCCGACAGAGCCGGCTCCCGAGCCTGCGCCGACGACCTCCACGCCCACACCGGACGCGGACAGCGCCGCCGCCCCGCCCCGCACCGAGCCATGA
- a CDS encoding DUF3619 family protein, whose protein sequence is MNQTTATLSPEADAFARRVALRLAQASDDLHHDITERLRVARLQALAERKRPAAQPALHWRTAPAVIAQGPAAALGGGSERPHWWQPAVSLVWIIALLIGLVLVHHTQVETTTSELTEIDTALLTDELPPSAYTDPGFAQFLKTSRSKP, encoded by the coding sequence ATGAACCAGACCACTGCCACGCTCAGCCCGGAAGCGGACGCCTTCGCGCGCCGCGTTGCCCTGCGCCTTGCGCAGGCCAGCGACGACCTGCACCACGACATCACCGAGCGCCTGCGCGTGGCGCGCCTGCAGGCGCTGGCCGAACGCAAACGCCCGGCCGCGCAGCCGGCGCTGCACTGGCGCACGGCGCCTGCCGTCATCGCTCAGGGACCGGCGGCGGCGCTGGGCGGCGGCAGCGAACGCCCGCACTGGTGGCAGCCGGCGGTGTCCCTCGTCTGGATCATCGCGCTGCTGATCGGCCTGGTGCTGGTGCACCATACGCAGGTGGAGACCACCACGAGCGAGCTCACCGAAATCGACACCGCCCTGCTCACCGACGAGCTCCCGCCCTCCGCCTATACGGACCCGGGCTTCGCACAGTTCCTCAAAACCAGCCGCAGCAAACCCTGA
- the ilvC gene encoding ketol-acid reductoisomerase yields the protein MKVFYDKDCDLSLIKGKTVAIIGYGSQGHAHAQNLNDSGVKVVVGLRKGGASWDKVGKAGLTVNEVDEAVKSADVVMMLLPDEQIAEVYTHHVEPNIKQGASLAFAHGFNVHYNQVVPRADLDVWMVAPKAPGHTVRNTYTQGGGVPHLVAVHQDKSGRARDLALSYAMANGGGKAGIIETNFKEETETDLFGEQAVLCGGAVELVKMGFETLVEAGYAPEMAYFECLHELKLIVDLIYEGGIANMNYSISNNAEFGEYVTGPRVINESSRAAMREALRNIQNGDYAKQFILEGRTGYPSMTARRRNMAAHQIEVVGEKLRSMMPWIAKNKLVDRSRN from the coding sequence ATGAAAGTTTTCTACGACAAAGACTGTGATCTGTCCCTGATCAAGGGCAAGACCGTGGCCATCATCGGCTACGGCAGCCAGGGCCACGCGCATGCGCAGAACCTCAACGACAGCGGCGTGAAGGTCGTGGTCGGCCTGCGCAAGGGCGGCGCGAGCTGGGACAAGGTCGGCAAGGCCGGGCTCACCGTCAACGAAGTGGACGAGGCCGTCAAGTCCGCCGACGTCGTCATGATGCTGCTGCCCGACGAGCAGATCGCCGAGGTCTATACCCACCACGTGGAGCCCAACATCAAGCAGGGCGCGTCGCTCGCCTTCGCGCACGGCTTCAACGTGCACTACAACCAGGTCGTGCCGCGCGCCGACCTGGACGTGTGGATGGTCGCGCCCAAGGCACCCGGCCACACCGTACGCAACACCTACACCCAGGGCGGCGGCGTGCCGCACCTGGTGGCGGTGCACCAGGACAAGTCGGGCCGCGCGCGCGACCTGGCCCTGTCCTACGCCATGGCCAATGGTGGCGGCAAGGCCGGCATCATCGAGACCAACTTCAAGGAAGAGACCGAAACCGACCTGTTCGGCGAGCAGGCCGTGCTCTGCGGCGGCGCGGTGGAACTGGTGAAGATGGGCTTCGAGACCCTGGTGGAAGCCGGCTACGCGCCCGAGATGGCCTATTTCGAGTGCCTGCACGAGCTCAAGCTCATCGTCGACCTGATCTACGAGGGCGGCATCGCCAACATGAACTACTCGATCAGCAACAACGCCGAGTTCGGCGAGTACGTGACCGGTCCGCGCGTGATCAACGAGAGCTCGCGCGCCGCGATGCGCGAGGCGCTCAGGAACATCCAGAACGGCGACTACGCCAAGCAGTTCATCCTGGAAGGGCGCACCGGCTACCCGAGCATGACGGCGCGCCGGCGCAACATGGCGGCACACCAGATCGAGGTCGTGGGCGAGAAGCTGCGCTCCATGATGCCCTGGATCGCCAAGAACAAGCTGGTGGACCGCAGCCGCAACTGA
- a CDS encoding diacylglycerol kinase yields the protein MSDAHPHKHRSGLSRLWHATGYSLAGLRAAWAEKAFRQEAVLAMLMLPAACWLAQDWLQLAVLWASVVLVLIVELLNSGIESAIDRIGPQLHPLSARAKDLGSAAVLLSLLLAGAVWALALYHRFFSHG from the coding sequence ATGAGCGACGCGCACCCGCACAAGCACCGCAGTGGCCTGTCCCGGCTCTGGCATGCCACCGGCTATTCGCTCGCGGGCCTGCGTGCGGCCTGGGCCGAAAAGGCCTTTCGCCAGGAAGCCGTCCTTGCCATGCTGATGCTGCCCGCGGCCTGCTGGCTGGCCCAGGACTGGCTGCAGCTGGCCGTGCTCTGGGCCAGCGTGGTGCTGGTGCTGATCGTGGAGCTGCTCAATTCGGGCATAGAGAGCGCAATCGACCGCATCGGGCCACAGCTGCATCCGCTGTCCGCACGCGCCAAGGATCTGGGCAGCGCAGCGGTGCTGCTGTCGCTGCTGCTGGCCGGCGCCGTCTGGGCGCTGGCGCTGTACCACCGTTTTTTCTCCCATGGCTGA
- a CDS encoding acetolactate synthase 3 catalytic subunit: MEISKAEMAKAAAAAEGGAATAQQELMGAEILVRALQAEGVQHLWGYPGGAVLYIYDALYKQDTIQHVLVRHEQAAVHAADGFARATGDVGVALVTSGPGLTNAVTGIATAYMDSIPMVIIAGQVPTAAIGLDAFQECDTVGITRPVVKHNFLVKDVRDLALTIKKAFHIARTGRPGPVVVDIPKDVSLNKTLYAGYPETVEMRSYNPVKKGHPGQIRKALQLLLSAKRPYIYTGGGVLLGNACQELRTLVDLLGYPVTHTLMGLGAYPASDRKFVGMLGMHGTFEANNAMQNCDVLLAVGARFDDRVIGNTKHFAQRDRKIIHIDIDPSSISKRVRVDVPIVGDVKEVLGELISQVRDAGAKPDAEALAAWWKQIEEWRGRDCLAYDRGNTEVIKPQFVVETLWNMTRGTDAYITSDVGQHQMWAAQYYHFDEPRRWINSGGLGTMGVGIPYAMGIKLAKPDSEVFCITGEGSVQMNIQELSTCLQYDTPIKIVALNNRYLGMVRQWQEIQYAGRYSQTYMDALPNFVKLAEAYGHVGLLVERPQDVEGALREARRLKDRTVFLDIRTDPTENVFPMVQPGKGITEMLLGSEDL, encoded by the coding sequence ATGGAAATCTCCAAGGCCGAAATGGCAAAGGCGGCTGCGGCCGCCGAAGGCGGCGCGGCTACCGCGCAGCAGGAGCTGATGGGTGCCGAGATCCTCGTGCGTGCGCTGCAGGCCGAAGGTGTGCAGCACCTCTGGGGCTACCCCGGCGGCGCCGTGCTCTACATCTACGACGCGCTGTACAAGCAAGACACCATCCAGCACGTGCTGGTGCGCCACGAACAGGCAGCGGTGCACGCGGCCGACGGTTTCGCGCGCGCCACCGGCGACGTGGGCGTGGCGCTGGTCACCTCCGGGCCGGGCCTGACCAATGCGGTCACGGGCATCGCCACGGCCTACATGGATTCGATTCCCATGGTCATCATCGCCGGGCAGGTGCCGACGGCGGCGATCGGCCTGGACGCCTTCCAGGAATGCGACACCGTGGGCATCACGCGTCCGGTGGTCAAGCACAACTTCCTGGTCAAGGACGTGCGCGACCTGGCGCTGACCATCAAGAAGGCCTTTCACATCGCGCGCACCGGCCGCCCCGGCCCGGTGGTGGTCGACATCCCCAAGGACGTCTCGCTCAACAAGACCCTGTACGCCGGCTACCCCGAAACGGTGGAAATGCGCTCCTACAACCCGGTGAAGAAGGGCCACCCGGGCCAGATCCGCAAGGCGCTGCAACTGCTGCTTTCGGCCAAGCGCCCCTACATCTACACCGGCGGCGGCGTGCTGCTGGGCAACGCCTGCCAGGAGCTGCGCACGCTCGTCGATCTGCTGGGCTACCCGGTCACGCACACGCTGATGGGCCTGGGCGCCTACCCGGCGAGCGACCGCAAGTTCGTCGGCATGCTGGGCATGCACGGCACCTTCGAGGCCAACAACGCGATGCAGAACTGCGACGTGCTGCTGGCTGTGGGCGCGCGCTTCGACGACCGCGTGATCGGCAACACCAAGCACTTTGCCCAGCGCGACCGCAAGATCATCCACATCGACATCGACCCTTCCAGCATCTCCAAGCGCGTGCGCGTGGACGTGCCCATCGTGGGCGACGTCAAGGAGGTGCTGGGCGAGCTGATTTCCCAGGTGCGCGACGCGGGCGCCAAACCCGACGCCGAGGCGCTGGCCGCCTGGTGGAAGCAGATCGAGGAGTGGCGCGGGCGCGACTGCCTGGCCTACGACCGCGGCAATACCGAGGTCATCAAGCCGCAGTTCGTCGTCGAGACGCTGTGGAACATGACCCGGGGCACCGACGCCTACATCACCTCCGACGTCGGTCAGCACCAAATGTGGGCCGCGCAGTACTACCACTTCGACGAGCCGCGGCGCTGGATCAACTCGGGCGGCCTGGGCACCATGGGCGTGGGCATCCCCTACGCCATGGGCATCAAGCTGGCCAAGCCCGATTCCGAGGTGTTCTGCATCACCGGCGAGGGCTCGGTGCAGATGAACATCCAGGAACTCTCCACCTGCCTGCAGTACGACACGCCGATCAAGATCGTCGCGCTGAACAACCGCTATCTGGGCATGGTGCGCCAGTGGCAGGAGATCCAGTACGCCGGGCGCTACAGCCAGACCTACATGGACGCGCTGCCCAACTTCGTCAAGCTCGCCGAGGCCTACGGCCACGTCGGCCTGCTGGTGGAGCGCCCGCAGGACGTGGAAGGCGCGCTGCGCGAGGCGCGCCGGCTCAAGGACCGCACGGTGTTCCTGGACATCCGCACCGACCCCACCGAGAACGTGTTCCCGATGGTGCAGCCGGGCAAGGGCATCACGGAAATGCTGCTGGGCTCGGAAGACCTTTGA